One genomic region from Methanobrevibacter sp. encodes:
- a CDS encoding GMP synthase subunit A, with translation MTIVVINNKGQYNHRIARSLQYLNIPSELVSNTLSIEEIEAKNPIGLILGGGPSLEGAGNSEKYIKHFDIPILGICLGHQLIAKAYGGEVTTSDTESYAQVKININNDENLFKGLAPEMDVWSSHKDEVKTIPEDFEILASSNLCDVESFKHKDKEVYGIQFHPEVHHTPKGENIFKNFYKICQG, from the coding sequence ATGACTATAGTAGTTATTAATAATAAGGGACAATACAATCATAGAATCGCAAGAAGCTTACAATACCTGAACATTCCTTCAGAATTAGTTTCAAATACTCTTTCAATAGAAGAAATTGAAGCTAAAAACCCAATAGGGTTGATTTTAGGAGGAGGACCTTCCCTTGAAGGTGCAGGAAATAGTGAAAAATATATCAAACATTTTGATATACCGATTTTAGGAATCTGTCTTGGACATCAATTAATTGCTAAGGCATATGGTGGAGAAGTCACTACATCAGATACTGAAAGTTATGCTCAAGTTAAAATAAATATCAACAATGATGAAAATTTATTCAAAGGATTGGCACCTGAAATGGATGTTTGGTCATCACATAAAGATGAAGTTAAAACAATTCCTGAAGATTTTGAAATATTAGCCAGTTCCAATTTATGCGATGTTGAATCCTTTAAACATAAAGATAAAGAAGTATATGGAATTCAGTTCCATCCAGAAGTACATCATACTCCAAAAGGTGAAAACATCTTTAAAAACTTTTATAAAATTTGTCAAGGATAG
- the guaA gene encoding glutamine-hydrolyzing GMP synthase, protein MLSPKEFIDDAIEKIKAQIGDEKAIIALSGGVDSSVCSVLVQEAIGDNLTAVFVDHGLLREGEVEQVTNTFKDRLNFKFVDASDEFMDALAGVEDPEEKRKIIGKVFIDVFEREAIKSGAKFLVQGTIAPDWIETKGEIKSHHNLALPSGMELELCEPIRDLYKDEVREIGDELDLPATTVYRQPFPGPGLGVRVVGALTRENVEVCRKANKIVCDEIEKAGIDKEVWQYFAVLTDTKVTGVKGDQRDFGYLVVVRVVNSIDAMTASVAELPWEVVQIISKRITSEISEVTHVALSISDKPPATIEFC, encoded by the coding sequence ATGTTAAGTCCTAAAGAGTTTATCGATGATGCAATCGAAAAAATCAAAGCACAAATTGGTGATGAAAAAGCAATTATTGCTTTATCTGGTGGAGTAGACAGTTCAGTCTGTTCTGTTTTAGTTCAAGAAGCAATTGGTGATAATTTAACTGCAGTTTTTGTAGACCATGGTCTTTTAAGAGAAGGTGAAGTTGAACAAGTTACCAACACTTTCAAAGACAGATTAAATTTCAAATTTGTTGATGCTTCTGATGAGTTTATGGATGCACTTGCAGGAGTAGAAGACCCTGAAGAAAAACGTAAAATCATTGGTAAAGTTTTCATTGACGTATTTGAAAGGGAAGCAATTAAATCAGGAGCAAAATTCTTAGTACAAGGAACAATTGCACCAGATTGGATTGAAACAAAAGGTGAAATCAAATCTCACCACAACTTAGCTCTTCCAAGTGGTATGGAATTGGAATTATGCGAACCAATCCGTGATTTATACAAAGATGAAGTAAGAGAAATCGGGGATGAATTGGATTTACCTGCAACTACCGTTTACAGACAGCCATTCCCAGGACCTGGACTTGGCGTGCGTGTTGTTGGTGCACTTACAAGAGAAAATGTTGAAGTCTGCAGAAAAGCAAATAAAATCGTTTGCGATGAAATTGAAAAGGCAGGAATTGATAAAGAGGTATGGCAATACTTTGCTGTTTTAACCGACACCAAAGTAACTGGTGTTAAAGGAGATCAAAGAGATTTCGGATACCTTGTAGTGGTTAGAGTAGTCAACTCAATTGATGCGATGACTGCATCCGTTGCTGAACTTCCATGGGAAGTTGTACAAATCATTTCAAAAAGAATCACATCAGAAATTTCTGAAGTCACACATGTTGCTTTATCAATAAGTGATAAACCACCTGCAACCATCGAATTCTGTTAA
- a CDS encoding DegT/DnrJ/EryC1/StrS family aminotransferase translates to MFKFKTPSDKTLEIMSEVAKGNCEKNYEESCIAKIRDLTRKEHVKMTSSGNNSIFIALASIEGDVIIPDQGGWHGFKQIGKFLNKNIISLKTNMGLINTDYLDELKFKENSALIFTSFAGYTAEQDIESIIKYCQENEIITIEDASAGVGDSKKMLGCESDIILASTGSPKMINVGSGGFIASNDDETFSNSKVPQKLSKPNEIICSGIDNELDNVKSNLELSLNATDYVKKHIHNTIHSNKRGVNVIIPHDNAKSICWDLKKTLTTTKSGFITTCPNYNRVKQKAICVEIKNLDYNCLKKENLKIIIDAVNSQLQV, encoded by the coding sequence ATGTTTAAATTTAAAACCCCTTCCGATAAGACTTTAGAGATTATGTCTGAAGTTGCAAAAGGCAATTGTGAAAAAAACTATGAGGAAAGCTGTATTGCTAAAATCAGAGATTTGACACGCAAAGAACATGTGAAAATGACTTCAAGTGGAAACAACAGCATATTTATTGCTCTTGCAAGCATTGAAGGTGATGTAATAATTCCAGACCAGGGAGGATGGCACGGATTTAAACAGATTGGAAAATTTTTAAATAAGAATATAATCTCCTTAAAAACAAACATGGGATTAATAAATACTGACTATTTAGATGAATTGAAATTTAAGGAGAATTCAGCATTAATATTTACAAGTTTTGCAGGTTATACTGCTGAACAGGATATTGAAAGCATCATCAAATATTGTCAGGAAAATGAAATTATAACAATTGAAGATGCCTCTGCAGGTGTTGGAGACAGCAAAAAAATGTTGGGATGTGAATCAGACATTATTCTTGCATCCACAGGATCACCTAAAATGATTAATGTTGGCAGCGGAGGATTCATTGCAAGTAATGATGATGAAACATTCAGCAATAGCAAAGTTCCCCAAAAACTAAGCAAACCTAATGAAATTATATGTAGTGGTATAGATAATGAACTTGATAATGTAAAAAGTAACTTGGAACTTTCATTAAATGCAACAGACTATGTAAAAAAACATATACATAATACAATTCATTCAAATAAAAGAGGCGTAAATGTAATTATACCCCATGATAATGCAAAGTCAATATGCTGGGATTTGAAAAAAACATTAACCACCACTAAAAGTGGATTCATAACAACTTGCCCAAACTATAACAGAGTAAAGCAAAAGGCAATATGTGTTGAAATAAAAAATCTTGATTATAATTGCCTTAAAAAAGAAAATTTAAAAATAATAATAGATGCCGTTAATAGTCAACTACAAGTTTAG
- the cgi121 gene encoding KEOPS complex subunit Cgi121 yields the protein MDNIEIIGFTSQIDSVGGVLDKVDSIKRDGEIIQLLNADSIVSKNHIIHGVNQAILAFERGENLAKDLSVEIVLRCSGQRQISKAFNILGLSEGKMNLCAVLINCHKDYLDELSELFTLDDSVFAPDFDNLVKIYKIDDVELEVMSLEEIIIDRISKLVVDY from the coding sequence ATGGACAATATTGAAATTATAGGTTTTACATCTCAAATCGATTCTGTTGGCGGTGTTCTTGATAAAGTGGATTCCATTAAACGGGATGGGGAAATCATTCAACTTTTGAATGCAGATTCTATTGTTTCTAAAAATCATATAATTCATGGCGTTAATCAGGCTATACTTGCTTTTGAACGTGGTGAAAATCTTGCTAAGGATTTAAGTGTTGAAATTGTTTTAAGGTGTTCTGGCCAAAGGCAAATCTCTAAGGCATTTAATATTTTAGGTTTAAGTGAAGGAAAAATGAATCTTTGTGCGGTTTTAATTAATTGTCATAAGGATTACCTGGATGAATTATCTGAACTGTTCACTTTAGATGATAGTGTATTTGCACCTGATTTTGATAATCTGGTTAAAATTTATAAAATTGATGATGTCGAGCTTGAAGTTATGTCTTTGGAAGAAATAATTATTGATCGAATTTCTAAACTTGTAGTTGACTATTAA